The Schistocerca cancellata isolate TAMUIC-IGC-003103 chromosome 4, iqSchCanc2.1, whole genome shotgun sequence genome contains a region encoding:
- the LOC126184113 gene encoding uncharacterized protein LOC126184113, with product MEYFNEMQTILNDTYELIEQSEEDIDFPICLSNENNNQFVKTNCNHSFHKECIDTWFVGKKNFPLCRTIIKNKQATLANILAALSPITIIRSVELWLNPTSWLYINFNSYCEYKLQTNEINEKVEEFGQQSRNYTNMMEKGFSKKCQQIKRRRICIARKSLVWNNQTRTICFGLYSRHYHHHDGTSKQPAIASSTPDRVLAAKKTACGVNCSDFT from the exons ATGGAGTACTTTAACGAAATGCAGACTATACTAAATGATACTTATGAACTAATTGAGCAATCTGAAGAGGATATTGATTTTCctatttgtttaagtaatgaaaataataatcaatttgttaaaacCAACTGCAATCATAgttttcataaagaatgtattgatACATGGTTCgtgggaaaaaaaaattttccattgtgtagaactattattaaaaataaacaagCAACATTAGCTAACATATTGGCTGCTCTTTCACCAATAACTATAATCCGATCAGTTGAACTGTGGTTGAATCCTACATCATGGTTATat ataaattttaattcatattgtgaatataaactacaaacaaatgaaataaatgaaaaagtcgaAGAATTTGGACAACAATCACGAAACTATACTAATATGATGGAAAAAGGTTTTAGTAAGAAATGTCAACAAATTAAAAGA aggcgcatttgtattgctaggaagtctttagtctggaacaaccagaccaggacaatttgtttcgggctatactcgcgacattatcatcaccacgacgggacgtcgaagcaaccagccatcgcttccagtacgccagatcgtgtccttgcagctaagaagacagcttg